DNA sequence from the Sulfurimonas sediminis genome:
GCCGCTTCAAAGATTCAAATAGGTGCAAAACTTACAAAAGGTTTGGGTGCCGGAATGAAGCCAAGTATAGGCAAAGATTCTGCACTGGAGAATTATGATGAAATCAGAGCGGCACTTGAAGGGGCTGACATTGTTTTTATCTCTGCAGGTCTTGGTGGCGGGACAGGAACAGGTGCTGCACCTGTAGTTGCCCAGATAGCCAAAGAAGTCGGAGCCCTTACTATTTCAATCGTTACCAAACCTTTTATGTTTGAAGGGAAAAAACGTTTAAAATTGGCAGAAGAAGGATTGGAAGAACTCAAAAAAGAGAGTGATTCTATAGTAGTCATTCCAAATGACAAACTTTTATCAATCATCGACCGAAGACTGGGGCTCAAAGAGAGCTTTAAAATAGTAGACAGTGTATTGGCGCAGGCTGTAAGCGGAACATCAGGTGTTATTCTCTCAAGCGGGGACAATGATATCAACCTTGACTTTGCCGACTTGCAAACTGTTATGAGTCACAAAGGTATGGCACTGATGGGTGTGGGTGAACATGAAGGTGAAAATGCAGCCTATGAAGCGATTAAAGCGGCAATAGAGTCTCCGCTCTTAGACAACATGTCCATTAACGGTGCAATGGGTGTTTTGGTACATTTCAGTATGCATCCTGATTTTCCAATGATGGAACTTGCAGAAGCTATGGAAGTTGTCCATGAAAGTGCACATGATGATGCAGAAGTTATCTGGGGAACATCTAC
Encoded proteins:
- the ftsZ gene encoding cell division protein FtsZ — translated: MEPFVIEEAQSPTGARIIAVGVGGGGGNMIGHMINEGVTGIEMMLINTDAQVLNETNAASKIQIGAKLTKGLGAGMKPSIGKDSALENYDEIRAALEGADIVFISAGLGGGTGTGAAPVVAQIAKEVGALTISIVTKPFMFEGKKRLKLAEEGLEELKKESDSIVVIPNDKLLSIIDRRLGLKESFKIVDSVLAQAVSGTSGVILSSGDNDINLDFADLQTVMSHKGMALMGVGEHEGENAAYEAIKAAIESPLLDNMSINGAMGVLVHFSMHPDFPMMELAEAMEVVHESAHDDAEVIWGTSTSEKIPENYIKITIVATGFEKELTNNEDFVSETPAPPVRAKVRPRLVVGGELDGDYLDIPAYMRQQQD